The Romeriopsis navalis LEGE 11480 genomic sequence CCCCATCATCAAGTTGTCATAGAACAACTCCGCGGGCTTTTCCCGGTTCAGGCCAATTCCGCCGACGTGCGCCGCTAAGTGAATCACCACATCCTGCTGATCAACGACTCGCTGGCAGGCTTCCCACTCACATAAGTTATAGTCCTTCGATCGTGGCACCGTAATCTTATCGGCCTGGGCGCCCGAGGCAATTAACTGCGACACCACTTGCTTCCCCAGGAAGCCGGCACCGCCAGTCACTAAAATCCGCTTATTGCTCAGGTCAAGTTTAGTCATATTTCTAGGATTTTCAATAGTAAAGGGGGTAACTTTCAAGCCGGTGAGGACAGGTTGGACCAGCACCACTTGAGGACAAAATATCTCGCTACGCTGCTTTCTGAAGTCGGTAATACACCGCAGTAGGGCCTAACTTCTCACGTTTTTTTATTCTATGGTATTTATCATTCCACGAAAATAAACTACTTAGCATCGCGTCGGCAAATGTCACAAGCCGATGATTATAGGGCTCAAGGCCAAGCTTTCGAGCAATTGGGGAAGTAACTGAGAACATGCACAATGATTCTTGCTTGATCTCAAATCCCACATCACGCAGGATACCGCGCAAGATTTGGCGGGGGATGCCGCGTTCATACTTGGTTAGACCAGGCCGCGGCTTTGACCAATCACCCATTGAAACAATTGGCTCGCGTAATAAGAGTATGCCCCCAGGACGAAGCGATCGAAAACATTCACCCAAAACATGGGAAACATTCGGCACATGCGGCATCACACCAAAACTGGTAATCAAATCAAATTCACCATCCGTAAACGGCAAATCACCGTTGATTAAGGGTTTGACATAGCGACATGGCGTGCCATCAACATGCACCATATCAGTGCCGACATCCCCCGCATATAGGATCGTAATTTGCTCCAGCTGGCGGGCAATGGGCAATAGCTGATCACCATAGGGTGTCCCTAGCACCAAGGCATTACGCATCGCATGATGCGACAAATGGCGAAATCCATAACGCTGATTCAATTGATGATAAAGATACCGATATGTATTGCGATGACTTTGCTCAGCAGGCGCCTGTGCTAAGGTTTCATGCTGAAACCAATCGGTAATTTGTTCCGGGGAAAAATCATCCCCATATAATTTCTCACCAGCCAAGTAGGCGGATAAATCTTGCCCCACAATTGACTTCCTTTTAGAGTAATTAATCGTAAAAATATTGGATCGAAAACCGCCACATGCGATCGATTGCATGTGGCGGCAACATCAGTTAGAACCGAATTAGAAGGAGACGCCAGCGACCTTGTCGCGCACAATCGCATGCTCAATCGTCATATCCGTTGGCGATTCCAAACCCAACGCCCGCAGGTCCGCATCCACCATCAGATTCACCAGCTCCACAAAGCTCAGCTCCGGCTCCCAACCCAGCGTCTGCT encodes the following:
- a CDS encoding class I SAM-dependent methyltransferase; this encodes MGQDLSAYLAGEKLYGDDFSPEQITDWFQHETLAQAPAEQSHRNTYRYLYHQLNQRYGFRHLSHHAMRNALVLGTPYGDQLLPIARQLEQITILYAGDVGTDMVHVDGTPCRYVKPLINGDLPFTDGEFDLITSFGVMPHVPNVSHVLGECFRSLRPGGILLLREPIVSMGDWSKPRPGLTKYERGIPRQILRGILRDVGFEIKQESLCMFSVTSPIARKLGLEPYNHRLVTFADAMLSSLFSWNDKYHRIKKREKLGPTAVYYRLQKAA
- a CDS encoding NAD-dependent epimerase/dehydratase family protein is translated as MTKLDLSNKRILVTGGAGFLGKQVVSQLIASGAQADKITVPRSKDYNLCEWEACQRVVDQQDVVIHLAAHVGGIGLNREKPAELFYDNLMMG